Proteins from a single region of Ischnura elegans chromosome 2, ioIscEleg1.1, whole genome shotgun sequence:
- the LOC124154676 gene encoding GATOR complex protein NPRL2 has product MESRFYEGCGREGPIRCIFLCEFHPVAGPKITCQVPADYVSKENFDAVSVYIIPKAQLQRSILTVTVLGKKITGFPISIDNPKYARNAFYFNLCFVFDSWARTVHFEPVVKKLSEFLVTLEMESGFLSNDNCKVNLPNILQTILQELNRRKMCTVVVGSSTTHLKVVRVSRDPTPVDDHQVPCLTAVHKSYCRDQWDLTTQQVIPFIDGFNHVAKIAAEADVENNLVKSCIQNLLYYGVVRMISIFRYSAEYATTPKLRELLENIGFQKECMKYVAKSSSVLPSLRDILAVYGGFRRGVTVRELCVRLQSHLHNLDMRKLVQFGVLSGVLRRIHEYPVVLLEECASSTPAVASLPVPRSPTTPRTHLLRHIHAHLHANLPMGEGNHERNAYGSSLSDRGHCSPSSSRSRISLGVRALSSQERSMDEICVAVGCSFARLSSIMEADPSVIVLRK; this is encoded by the exons ATGGAATCTAGATTTTATGAAGGCTGCGGCCGTGAAGGCCCAATCCGTTGTATATTTCTTTGTGAATTTCACCCTGTTGCTGGGCCTAAAATAACTTGTCAG GTTCCTGCAGATTATGtttccaaagaaaattttgacGCCGTCAGCGTATACATAATTCCCAAAGCCCAATTACAGAGGAGTATCTTGACAGT GACAGTCCTGGGGAAGAAGATAACAGGTTTTCCCATCAGCATTGACAATCCCAAATATGCtcgaaatgcattttatttcaacCTATGTTTTGTGTTTGACTCGTGGGCCCGAACAGTTCATTTTGAGCCTGTGGTGAAGAAGCTCTCCGAATTTTTA GTGACGTTGGAAATGGAGAGTGGATTCCTTTCTAATGATAACTGCAAGGTTAATCTTCCAAATATTCTTCAAACTATCCTGCAAGAACTGAACAGAAGGAAAATGTGTACTGTTGTTG TTGGCAGCAGTACGACGCATCTCAAAGTGGTGAGGGTAAGCCGGGACCCCACACCCGTCGATGACCACCAAGTGCCATGCCTCACAGCCGTGCATAAGTCGTATTGCAGGGACCAGTGGGACTTGACCACCCAGCAG GTCATCCCCTTCATTGACGGTTTTAATCATGTTGCTAAAATTGCTGCAGAAGCAGATGTGGAAAACAATTTGGTCAAGTCATGCATACAGAATTTATT GTACTATGGAGTTGTGAGGATGATTAGCATTTTCCGATATTCTGCTGAATATGCAACAACCCCTAAACTGAGAGAACTCTTGGAAAATATTGGCTTTCAAAAGGAATGCATGAAGTATGTGGCAAAATCAA GTTCTGTGCTGCCATCTTTACGTGATATTTTGGCTGTTTATGGAGGTTTTCGACGGGGTGTGACCGTGCGAGAGCTTTGTGTTCGGCTGCAGTCCCATTTGCACAATTTAGACATGAGGAAGTTGGTGCAGTTTGGAGTGCTCTCCGGAGTTTTGCGCAGAATTCATGAA TATCCTGTGGTGTTGCTGGAAGAGTGTGCGTCGTCCACTCCGGCAGTTGCGTCCCTGCCGGTGCCCCGCTCGCCCACCACGCCGCGCACCCATCTGCTGCGTCACATCCACGCCCACCTGCACGCCAATTTGCCAATGGGAGAAGGAAACCATGAGCGGAACGCCTATGGGTCCTCCCTATCAGACAGGGGCCACTGCAGTCCCTCTAGCTCCCGAAGCCGAATATCCCTCGGAGTGAGGGCATTGTCCTCCCAAGAACGCTCCATGGATGAAATCTGTGTCGCTGTAGGATGCAGTTTTGCTCGGCTTTCCTCAATTATGGAGGCTGATCCATCAGTCATTGTTTTAAGGAAGTGA
- the LOC124174153 gene encoding ubiquitin-like protein 5, which translates to MLEVTCNDRLGKKVRVKCNPDDTIGDLKKLIAAQTGTRWEKIVLKKWYTIFKDHITLHDYEIHDGMNLELYYQ; encoded by the exons ATGTTGGAAGTCACGTGCAACGACCGATTAGGGAAGAAAGTGCGAGTGAAATGCAACCCTGACGATACAATTGGGGATTTGAAAAAACTTATTGCTGCCCAAACTGGCACCAGGTGGGAGAAGATAGTGCTCAAGAAGTGGtatactattttcaaggatcatatCACGCTTCATGATT ATGAAATCCACGATGGAATGAATTTAGAGCTGTATTACCAGTGA